A stretch of Polypterus senegalus isolate Bchr_013 chromosome 3, ASM1683550v1, whole genome shotgun sequence DNA encodes these proteins:
- the LOC120526551 gene encoding trace amine-associated receptor 13c-like, with translation MDLAEVQDNQSIQYCFHSDNISCIKQYRSKSSSVILYIFGAAAVMVTFSGNLVVIISISHFKQLHTPTNFLILSLAAADFLIGVAIMPFMLIQSIETCWYFGDVMCYIYTGVLTMLTTVSVFNLVLIAIDRYFAVSDPLLYSTKITVHLSWVAVGTIWLLTLLYACIYVLSHGSTDGVSGIDTCPGDCLLVNNSTWAIVDPICGFILPVFIMAALYTKILIVATRHAHAISAQKKAFEEGKKAIKKKTERKAAKTLGIVVVVFLLCLSPMYVFTIINLFSNFSAPPIVSIVLIWLVYLNSTMNPIMYALFYPWFQKSLRLLVTFKICNTESSLSNLLPDH, from the coding sequence ATGGATTTAGCTGAGGTACAGGATAATCAATCTATTCAGTACTGTTTCCattcagacaacatttcttgcattaaaCAGTACAGATCAAAATCTTCAtctgtaattctttatatttttggaGCAGCTGCAGTGATGGTTACATTTTCTGGAAATTTGGTGGTAattatttctatttctcatttcaaGCAGCTCCATACACCAACAAACTTCCTTATTCTCTCACTTGCTGCTGCAGACTTTTTAATAGGAGTTGCTATTATGCCTTTTATGCTGATTCAGTCAATTGAAACATGTTGGTATTTTGGAGATGTAATGTGTTACATATATACAGGTGTTCTTACCATGCTAActactgtttctgtttttaatttggtGCTGATTGCTATTGATCGCTATTTTGCTGTATCAGATCCATTATTGTATTCTACAAAGATTACAGTCCATTTGTCCTGGGTAGCAGTTGGAACTATCTGGCTCTTAACTTTGCTGTATGCGTGTATCTATGTTCTTTCTCATGGTAGTACAGATGGAGTTTCAGGAATCGACACATGCCCTGGTGACTGTCTTCTTGTAAACAATTCAACTTGGGCAATAGTTGATCCCATATGTGGTTTTATCTTACCTGTTTTTATAATGGCTGCTTTGTACACCAAAATACTTATAGTTGCAACTCGGCATGCACATGCAATTTCAGCACAAAAAAAAGCCTTTGAAGAGGGTAAAAAAGCCATCAAAAAGAAAACCgaaagaaaagcagcaaaaacattaggaataGTTGTGgttgtgtttttactttgtttgtcTCCAATGTATGTCTTTACAATTATTAATCTTTTCTCAAATTTTTCAGCACCTCCCATTGTATCTATAGTCCTTATTTGGCTAGTGTATCTTAATTCAACAATGAATCCAATAATGTATGCTTTATTTTATCCATGGTTTCAAAAATCTCTTAGACTCTTggtaacatttaaaatatgtaatactGAATCATCACTGAGTAATTTGCTTCCAGACCACTAA